Proteins encoded by one window of Esox lucius isolate fEsoLuc1 chromosome 4, fEsoLuc1.pri, whole genome shotgun sequence:
- the atp11c gene encoding phospholipid-transporting ATPase 11C isoform X3, producing the protein MLRRSLNRLFGKDERRVDSRTIYVGHRPCHDPEAFIPPKFCDNRIVSSKYTVWNFLPKNLFEQFRRIANFYFLIIFLVQVIVDTPTSPVTSGLPLFFVITVTAIKQGYEDWLRHKADNEVNKYLVTVLEDGQRMRKESEKIKVGDVVEVVEDETFPCDLVLLRSSREDETCFVTTASLDGESNHKTHYTVPDMEQDLLSLNATIECEQPQPDLYKFVGRMHMYRNNQEHAVRSLGPENLLLKGATLKNTEKIYGVAVYSGMETKMALNYQGKSQKRSAVEKSINAFLLVYLCILVSKALVCTTLKYVWQSQPGQDEPWYNQKTQKEKDSNLYLKMFTDFLSFMVLFNFIIPVSMYVTVEMQKFLGSFFISWDKDFFDPEIQEGALVNTSDLNEELGQVEYVFTDKTGTLTQNNMEFIECCIDGFQYKYTDSSTELDGFCVTDGPVNQLQQKAGAEKEELFLRALCLCHTVQVKEPAGREDGLGGAPGDQVDGVLGQDGAKCHPAELRGFIASSPDEVALVIGAMKYGFTFLGMESNSMKVMNRNNEVETYQLLHVLNFDPVRRRMSVIVRSKSGDTMLFCKGADSSIFPRVRQHEVERIRMHVERNATEGYRTLCVAYKLLKPEEYALVDTELREARLSLQDREDKLLKVYNQVEDNMSLIGATAVEDRLQEEAAETMEALQGAGMRVWVLTGDKMETAKSTCYACRLFQRGTELLELTVRTLEDGGRNREDRLHELLLDYHKRAVQDAPPVKAGVTRNWSSSHQDYGFIIDGATLSLVLNSSTDSDCYKTLFLKICQNCTSVLCCRMAPLQKAQIVKLVKCSKGSPITLSIGDGANDVSMILEAHVGIGIKGKEGRQAVRNSDYAIPKLKHLKKLLLAHGHLYYVRIAHLVQYFFYKNLCFILPQFLYQFFCGYSQQPLYDAAYLTMYNICFTSMPILAYSLVEQHICMEALLENAALYRDVAKNAMLRWGPFSYWTLLGVYQGLLFFFGVRFLFGNPALQDNGQVFGNWSYGTIVFTVLVFTVTLKLALDTRYWTWVNHFVIWGSLAFYTFFSFFWGGIIWPFLRQQRLYFVFANMLSSVAAWLVIILLIILSLLPEILLQVLRKPRGTHSRQLSEDFLLQTSRLLLSPPYPTRS; encoded by the exons ATGCTACGGAGAAGCCTGAACCGTTTG ttTGGCAAGGACGAGAGGAGAGTTGACAGCAGGACCATTTATGTGGGCCACCGCCCTTGTCACGACCCTGAAGCTTTCATCCCGCCCAAATTCTGCGACAACAGGATTGTGTCCTCCAAG TACACGGTGTGGAACTTTCTACCAAAGAATCTGTTTGAGCAGTTCAGAAGAATCGCCAATTTCTACTTCCTCATAATCTTTTTGGTGCAG GTGATCGTGGACACCCCCACCAGCCCCGTCACCAGTGGCCTGCCACTGTTCTTCGTCATCACCGTCACGGCCATCAAACAG GGCTATGAGGACTGGTTGCGGCACAAGGCGGACAACGAGGTGAATAAGTACCTGGTGACGGTCCTGGAGGATGGCCAGAGAATGCGGAAGGAGAGTGAGAAGATCAAG GTGGGTGatgtggtggaggtggtggaggacgAGACATTTCCCTGCGACCTGGTCCTCCTGAGGTCCAGCCGGGAGGACGAGACCTGCTTCGTAACCACGGCCAGTCTGGACGGCGAGAGCAACCACAAG ACACACTACACAGTGCCAGACATGGAGCAGGACCTCTTGTCTCTCAACGCCACCATCGAGTGCGAGCAGCCCCAGCCCGACCTTTACAA GTTTGTGGGTCGAATGCACATGTACCGGAACAATCAAGAGCACGCAGTGAG GTCGTTGGGTCCAGAGAATCTCCTCCTTAAAGGTGCCACCTTGAAGAACACTGAGAAGATTTATG GAGTGGCTGTGTACTCCGGGATGGAGACCAAGATGGCTCTGAACTACCAGGGGAAATCCCAGAAGCGCTCTGCAGTGGAGAA GTCCATCAATGCCTTCCTGCTGGTGTATCTTTGCATCTTGGTGAGTAAGGCCCTGGTATGTACCACACTGAAATATGTGTGGCAGAGCCAGCCGGGCCAGGACGAGCCCTGGTACAACCAGAAGACACAGAAGGAGAAAGATAGCAACCTG TACCTGAAGATGTTTACGGACTTCCTGTCCTTCATGGTGCTGTTCAACTTCATCATCCCTGTGTCCATGTATGTAACTGTGGAGATGCAGAAGTTCCTGGGCTCTTTCTTCATCTCGTGGGACAAGGACTTTTTTGACCCGGAGATCCAGGAGGGGGCGCTGGTCAACACCTCTGACCTCAACGAGGAGCTGGGTCAG GTGGAGTACGTGTTCACGGACAAGACGGGCACGCTGACCCAGAACAACATGGAGTTCATTGAGTGCTGCATTGACGGCTTCCAGTACAAGTACACGGATTCCAGCACCGAGCTGGATGGGTTCTGCGTCACGGACGGACCTGTGAACCAGCTGCAGCAGAAGGCCGGCGCG GAGAAGGAGGAGCTGTTTCTGCGTGCTCTCTGTCTTTGCCACACGGTGCAGGTGAAGGAGCCGGCGGGTCGGGAGGACGGTCTGGGAGGAGCGCCGGGAGACCAGGTGGATGGCGTCCTGGGGCAGGATGGCGCAAAGTGCCACCCCGCGGAACTCCGGGGCTTCATCGCATCGTCGCCTGATGAGGTGGCGCTGGTCATTGGGGCCATGAA GTATGGTTTCACATTTCTGGGCATGGAGAGCAACAGTATGAAGGTGATGAACAGAAACAACGAAGTTGAAAC GTACCAGCTGCTTCATGTGTTGAACTTTGACCCTGTGAGAAGGCGTATGAGCGTCATAGTCAGATCCAAGTCAG GGGACACCATGCTGTTCTGTAAGGGGGCTGACTCTTCGATCTTCCCGCGGGTCAGGCAGCATGAGGTGGAGAGGATCCGTATGCACGTCGAACGCAACGCTACG GAGGGCTACCGGACGCTGTGTGTGGCCTACAAGCTGCTGAAGCCTGAGGAGTATGCCCTGGTGGACACTGAGCTCAGGGAAGCCCGGTTGTCCCTGCAGGACCGAGAGGACAAACTCCTGAAGGTCTACAACCAGGTGGAGGACAACATGAGCCTGATTGGAGCCACTGCTGTGGAGGACAG GCTGCAGGAGGAGGCGGCCGAGACCATGGAGGCCCTCCAGGGAGCCGGGATGAGAGTGTGGGTGCTGACTGGGGACAAGATGGAGACGGCCAAGTCCACATGCTACGCCTGTCGTCTGTTCCAGCGGGGCACTGAGCTGCTGGAGCTGACTGTCCGCACCCTGGAGGACGGGGGCCGCAACAGAGAGGACCGTCTTCACGAGCTGCTGCTGGACTACCACAAGAGGGCAGTGCAGGACGCCCCGCCAGTCAAAGCCGGGGTGACCAG GAACTGGTCTTCATCTCACCAGGACTACGGCTTCATCATAGACGGGGCCACGCTGTCTCTAGTTCTTAACTCCTCCACCGACTCCGACTGCTACAAGACCCTGTtcctcaaaatctgtcagaacTGTACCTCTGTCCTATGCTGTCGGATGGCTCCGCTGCAGAAAGCTCAG ATTGTGAAGCTGGTGAAGTGCTCGAAAGGCTCGCCAATAACGCTGTCCATCGGCGACGGTGCCAACGACGTCAGCATGATCCTCGAGGCTCACGTCGGCATCG GTATAAAGGGTAAGGAGGGCAGGCAGGCGGTAAGGAACAGTGACTATGCCATCCCCAAACTCAAGCACCTGAAAAAACTACTGTTGGCCCACGGGCACCTCTACTACGTCCGTATAGCCCACCTGGTGCAGTACTTCTTCTACAAG AACCTGTGCTTCATCTTACCTCAGTTCTTGTACCAGTTTTTCTGTGGATACTCTCAGCAA CCCCTCTACGACGCAGCCTATCTGACCATGTACAACATCTGCTTCACCTCCATGCCCATCCTGGCCTACAGCCTGGTCGAGCAGCACATCTGCATGGAGGCCCTGCTGGAGAACGCCGCCCTCTACAG GGACGTCGCCAAGAACGCCATGTTGCGTTGGGGCCCCTTCTCCTACTGGACCCTGCTGGGGGTCTACCAGGGCCTGCTGTTCTTCTTCGGGGTCCGCTTCCTCTTCGGCAACCCGGCCCTGCAGGATAACGGCCAGGTGTTCGGCAACTGGTCGTACGGAACCATTGTATTCACTGTCCTCGTCTTCACCGTTACGCTGAAG CTGGCTTTGGATACGCGCTACTGGACCTGGGTCAACCACTTCGTCATCTGGGGATCGCTGGCCTTCTACACCTTCTTCAGCTTCTTCTGGGGCGGCATCATCTG GCCATTCCTCCGACAGCAGCGTCTGTACTTCGTCTTCGCCAACATGCTGAGCTCTGTGGCGGCCTGGTTGgtcatcatcctcctcatcatcctcaGCCTGCTGCCGGAGATCCTGCTGCAGGTCCTCCGTAAGCCCCGAGGAACACACTCCAGACag